From Linepithema humile isolate Giens D197 chromosome 8, Lhum_UNIL_v1.0, whole genome shotgun sequence, one genomic window encodes:
- the Nhe3 gene encoding sodium/hydrogen exchanger 7 isoform X2, with amino-acid sequence MARNGGVRLLLLGVFGIFLTEHCNGATTDIELDAKAQLLHRLDSLNLLLYTFLLILTVLTIWMFKHRRLRFLHETGLAVIYGLIIGAIIRYGFTPSSTILHMPVVPDNTSKYNQSVPPDTLWLRFPEDKGGGIIKNKTFAYSFRGEIHKEDNEIDLKATFDPEIFFNIILPPIIFHAGYSLKRRYFFRNLGAILMYALIGTSISAFIIGALMYAFVQLIPHLSTSFTFLDTLYFGALISPTDPLTIISIFNDLHVDVNLYALVFGESVLNDAVAIVLSGSIQNYAERYQSGSGGFETVAFFQAFGDFVGIFSLSLFIGATMGCITALLTKFTRVRDFPLLESALFVLMSYSTFLIAEAADLTGVVAVLFCGICQAHYTYNNLSLDSRQRTKQLFELLNFLAENFIFSYIGVSMFTFPKHHFDPGFIFAGFLCALLGRAANVYPLSFILNLARKPKISLNYQHMLFFAGLRGAMSFALAIRNTVSDARQAMLTTTSLIVILTVILQGGATTQFLSWFNIPVGVDEEIEGLSHNGTRSSGGDGGYSDLDARRERSPPDGSLPGGGSGGGGGGGGGSGAKPNEKALLARIWGDFDTKYMKPLLTHSRPTLLETLPVCCSPLARILTTTQQMTQDDVARRADSDSDFCLEDREMERRRTSVQPVSFHQPNLNYTVNPCYQPNNSTTDVSTNPDEPYVILNLHRR; translated from the exons ATGGCGAGGAATGGCGGCGTACGGTTGTTACTCCTCGGAGTTTTCGGTATTTTTCTTACGGAACATTGTAATGGTGCGACGACAGACATCGAGCTAGACGCCAAGGCACAGCTATTGCATCGGCTTGACAGTCTCAATCTCTTACTCTACACTttcttattgattttaacCGTTTTAACGATATGGATGTTCAAGCATCGCCGTTTGAGGTTCCTCCATGAAACTGGTTTAGCTGTCATCTACG GCTTGATTATCGGAGCGATAATTCGCTATGGTTTCACACCGAGCAGCACTATTTTGCATATGCCGGTGGTTCCGGACAATACCAGCAAGTACAATCAGTCGGTACCACCGGATACGTTGTGGCTACGCTTCCCCGAAGATAAAGGCGGTGGtatcataaaaaacaaaacatttgCATACTCATTTCGCGGCGAAATTCACAAAGAAGATAATGAAATCGACTTGAAG GCAACTTTTGACCCTGAAATATTCTTCAATATCATATTGCCTCCCATCATTTTCCATGCCGGATATAGCTTGAAACgt AGATATTTCTTCAGAAATTTGGGTGCGATTCTTATGTACGCTTTGATAGGAACTTCTATATCAGCTTTCATTATTGG AGCTCTGATGTACGCTTTTGTACAATTGATACCGCACCTTTCCACGTCGTTCACGTTTCTGGACACGTTATACTTTGGCGCTCTGATATCTCCTACGGATCCGTTGACAATAATATCCATCTTCAACGACCTGCACGTAGACGTTAATCTCTACGCTCTGGTGTTCGGCGAAAGTGTGCTGAACGATGCGGTTGCCATTGTTCTTAGTGG CTCGATACAAAACTATGCGGAGCGATATCAGTCAGGATCAGGTGGTTTCGAGACGGTGGCGTTCTTCCAAGCGTTCGGAGACTTCGTAGGCATATTCAGCCTGTCTCTCTTTATCGGCGCCACGATGGGGTGCATCACCGCGTTATTGACCAAGTTCACCAGAGTGCGAGACTTCCCTCTCTTAGAGTCGGCGTTGTTCGTCTTAATGTCTTACAGCACGTTTTTAATCGCCGAAGCCGCCGATCTTACAG GCGTGGTCGCTGTTTTATTCTGCGGAATCTGTCAAGCTCATTATACGTACAACAATCTGAGCCTGGATTCGCGCCAACGTACGAAACAGCTGTTTGAGCTGCTAAATTTCCTAGCCGAGAATTTCATATTTAGCTACATCGGAGTTTCGATGTTTACCTTCCCGAAACATCATTTCGATCCCGGCTTTATATTCGCAGGATTT TTATGCGCGTTGCTGGGACGTGCGGCCAATGTTTATCCATTGTCTTTCATCCTGAATCTGGCGCGAAAGCCGAAGATATCATTGAATTATCAGCACATGCTATTTTTCGCTGGATTACGTGGTGCCATGAGTTTCGCCCTTGCCATTAGAAATACCGTGTCGGACGCCAGACAGGCCATGCTGACCACGACGAGCTTGATCGTCATATTGACGGTAATTCTACAGGGCGGTGCGACGACGCAATTTTTAAGTTGGTTTAATATTCC cGTTGGAGTAGACGAGGAAATAGAAGGACTCTCGCACAACGGAACGCGTAGT TCCGGCGGCGACGGTGGCTACAGTGATCTGGACGCGCGTAGGGAGAGAAGTCCGCCg GATGGGTCGTTGCCAGGCGGTGGCAGCGGTGGAggaggcggcggcggtggcggcagcGGTGCAAAGCCTAATGAAAAGGCGTTGCTCGCCAGAATCTGGGGCGATTTCGATACGAAATATATGAAGCCTCTATTGACGCATTCCAGGCCTACTTTGTTGGAAACATTGCCGGTCTGTTGTAGTCCGCTAGCGAGAATCCTCACGACCACGCAGCAGATGACGCAG GACGACGTAGCGAGAAGAGCCGATTCGGATTCTGATTTCTGCCTGGAAGATCGCGAGATGGAGCGGCGCAGGACTAGCGTACAACCGGTGAGTTTTCATCAGCCTAATCTCAATTATACTGTTAACCCGTGCTATCAGCCTAACAACAGCACTACAGACGTCAGCACTAATCCGGACGAGCCCTATGTAATTCTCAATTTACACAGAAGGTAG
- the Nhe3 gene encoding sodium/hydrogen exchanger 7 isoform X5, which produces MARNGGVRLLLLGVFGIFLTEHCNGATTDIELDAKAQLLHRLDSLNLLLYTFLLILTVLTIWMFKHRRLRFLHETGLAVIYGLIIGAIIRYGFTPSSTILHMPVVPDNTSKYNQSVPPDTLWLRFPEDKGGGIIKNKTFAYSFRGEIHKEDNEIDLKATFDPEIFFNIILPPIIFHAGYSLKRRYFFRNLGAILMYALIGTSISAFIIGALMYAFVQLIPHLSTSFTFLDTLYFGALISPTDPLTIISIFNDLHVDVNLYALVFGESVLNDAVAIVLSGSIQNYAERYQSGSGGFETVAFFQAFGDFVGIFSLSLFIGATMGCITALLTKFTRVRDFPLLESALFVLMSYSTFLIAEAADLTGVVAVLFCGICQAHYTYNNLSLDSRQRTKQLFELLNFLAENFIFSYIGVSMFTFPKHHFDPGFIFAGFLCALLGRAANVYPLSFILNLARKPKISLNYQHMLFFAGLRGAMSFALAIRNTVSDARQAMLTTTSLIVILTVILQGGATTQFLSWFNIPVGVDEEIEGLSHNGTRSYNSMQDGSLPGGGSGGGGGGGGGSGAKPNEKALLARIWGDFDTKYMKPLLTHSRPTLLETLPVCCSPLARILTTTQQMTQDDVARRADSDSDFCLEDREMERRRTSVQPPGTVMMMGEVSPGPLPLHTRVALPGLVGRHL; this is translated from the exons ATGGCGAGGAATGGCGGCGTACGGTTGTTACTCCTCGGAGTTTTCGGTATTTTTCTTACGGAACATTGTAATGGTGCGACGACAGACATCGAGCTAGACGCCAAGGCACAGCTATTGCATCGGCTTGACAGTCTCAATCTCTTACTCTACACTttcttattgattttaacCGTTTTAACGATATGGATGTTCAAGCATCGCCGTTTGAGGTTCCTCCATGAAACTGGTTTAGCTGTCATCTACG GCTTGATTATCGGAGCGATAATTCGCTATGGTTTCACACCGAGCAGCACTATTTTGCATATGCCGGTGGTTCCGGACAATACCAGCAAGTACAATCAGTCGGTACCACCGGATACGTTGTGGCTACGCTTCCCCGAAGATAAAGGCGGTGGtatcataaaaaacaaaacatttgCATACTCATTTCGCGGCGAAATTCACAAAGAAGATAATGAAATCGACTTGAAG GCAACTTTTGACCCTGAAATATTCTTCAATATCATATTGCCTCCCATCATTTTCCATGCCGGATATAGCTTGAAACgt AGATATTTCTTCAGAAATTTGGGTGCGATTCTTATGTACGCTTTGATAGGAACTTCTATATCAGCTTTCATTATTGG AGCTCTGATGTACGCTTTTGTACAATTGATACCGCACCTTTCCACGTCGTTCACGTTTCTGGACACGTTATACTTTGGCGCTCTGATATCTCCTACGGATCCGTTGACAATAATATCCATCTTCAACGACCTGCACGTAGACGTTAATCTCTACGCTCTGGTGTTCGGCGAAAGTGTGCTGAACGATGCGGTTGCCATTGTTCTTAGTGG CTCGATACAAAACTATGCGGAGCGATATCAGTCAGGATCAGGTGGTTTCGAGACGGTGGCGTTCTTCCAAGCGTTCGGAGACTTCGTAGGCATATTCAGCCTGTCTCTCTTTATCGGCGCCACGATGGGGTGCATCACCGCGTTATTGACCAAGTTCACCAGAGTGCGAGACTTCCCTCTCTTAGAGTCGGCGTTGTTCGTCTTAATGTCTTACAGCACGTTTTTAATCGCCGAAGCCGCCGATCTTACAG GCGTGGTCGCTGTTTTATTCTGCGGAATCTGTCAAGCTCATTATACGTACAACAATCTGAGCCTGGATTCGCGCCAACGTACGAAACAGCTGTTTGAGCTGCTAAATTTCCTAGCCGAGAATTTCATATTTAGCTACATCGGAGTTTCGATGTTTACCTTCCCGAAACATCATTTCGATCCCGGCTTTATATTCGCAGGATTT TTATGCGCGTTGCTGGGACGTGCGGCCAATGTTTATCCATTGTCTTTCATCCTGAATCTGGCGCGAAAGCCGAAGATATCATTGAATTATCAGCACATGCTATTTTTCGCTGGATTACGTGGTGCCATGAGTTTCGCCCTTGCCATTAGAAATACCGTGTCGGACGCCAGACAGGCCATGCTGACCACGACGAGCTTGATCGTCATATTGACGGTAATTCTACAGGGCGGTGCGACGACGCAATTTTTAAGTTGGTTTAATATTCC cGTTGGAGTAGACGAGGAAATAGAAGGACTCTCGCACAACGGAACGCGTAGT TATAATTCTATGCAGGATGGGTCGTTGCCAGGCGGTGGCAGCGGTGGAggaggcggcggcggtggcggcagcGGTGCAAAGCCTAATGAAAAGGCGTTGCTCGCCAGAATCTGGGGCGATTTCGATACGAAATATATGAAGCCTCTATTGACGCATTCCAGGCCTACTTTGTTGGAAACATTGCCGGTCTGTTGTAGTCCGCTAGCGAGAATCCTCACGACCACGCAGCAGATGACGCAG GACGACGTAGCGAGAAGAGCCGATTCGGATTCTGATTTCTGCCTGGAAGATCGCGAGATGGAGCGGCGCAGGACTAGCGTACAACCG CCGGGGACGGTGATGATGATGGGAGAAGTTAGTCCGGGACCACTACCGCTGCACACACGAGTCGCCCTGCCAGGTCTGGTCGGCAGACACTTGTAG
- the Nhe3 gene encoding sodium/hydrogen exchanger 7 isoform X7: MARNGGVRLLLLGVFGIFLTEHCNGATTDIELDAKAQLLHRLDSLNLLLYTFLLILTVLTIWMFKHRRLRFLHETGLAVIYGLIIGAIIRYGFTPSSTILHMPVVPDNTSKYNQSVPPDTLWLRFPEDKGGGIIKNKTFAYSFRGEIHKEDNEIDLKATFDPEIFFNIILPPIIFHAGYSLKRRYFFRNLGAILMYALIGTSISAFIIGALMYAFVQLIPHLSTSFTFLDTLYFGALISPTDPLTIISIFNDLHVDVNLYALVFGESVLNDAVAIVLSGSIQNYAERYQSGSGGFETVAFFQAFGDFVGIFSLSLFIGATMGCITALLTKFTRVRDFPLLESALFVLMSYSTFLIAEAADLTGVVAVLFCGICQAHYTYNNLSLDSRQRTKQLFELLNFLAENFIFSYIGVSMFTFPKHHFDPGFIFAGFLCALLGRAANVYPLSFILNLARKPKISLNYQHMLFFAGLRGAMSFALAIRNTVSDARQAMLTTTSLIVILTVILQGGATTQFLSWFNIPVGVDEEIEGLSHNGTRSDGSLPGGGSGGGGGGGGGSGAKPNEKALLARIWGDFDTKYMKPLLTHSRPTLLETLPVCCSPLARILTTTQQMTQDDVARRADSDSDFCLEDREMERRRTSVQPPGTVMMMGEVSPGPLPLHTRVALPGLVGRHL, encoded by the exons ATGGCGAGGAATGGCGGCGTACGGTTGTTACTCCTCGGAGTTTTCGGTATTTTTCTTACGGAACATTGTAATGGTGCGACGACAGACATCGAGCTAGACGCCAAGGCACAGCTATTGCATCGGCTTGACAGTCTCAATCTCTTACTCTACACTttcttattgattttaacCGTTTTAACGATATGGATGTTCAAGCATCGCCGTTTGAGGTTCCTCCATGAAACTGGTTTAGCTGTCATCTACG GCTTGATTATCGGAGCGATAATTCGCTATGGTTTCACACCGAGCAGCACTATTTTGCATATGCCGGTGGTTCCGGACAATACCAGCAAGTACAATCAGTCGGTACCACCGGATACGTTGTGGCTACGCTTCCCCGAAGATAAAGGCGGTGGtatcataaaaaacaaaacatttgCATACTCATTTCGCGGCGAAATTCACAAAGAAGATAATGAAATCGACTTGAAG GCAACTTTTGACCCTGAAATATTCTTCAATATCATATTGCCTCCCATCATTTTCCATGCCGGATATAGCTTGAAACgt AGATATTTCTTCAGAAATTTGGGTGCGATTCTTATGTACGCTTTGATAGGAACTTCTATATCAGCTTTCATTATTGG AGCTCTGATGTACGCTTTTGTACAATTGATACCGCACCTTTCCACGTCGTTCACGTTTCTGGACACGTTATACTTTGGCGCTCTGATATCTCCTACGGATCCGTTGACAATAATATCCATCTTCAACGACCTGCACGTAGACGTTAATCTCTACGCTCTGGTGTTCGGCGAAAGTGTGCTGAACGATGCGGTTGCCATTGTTCTTAGTGG CTCGATACAAAACTATGCGGAGCGATATCAGTCAGGATCAGGTGGTTTCGAGACGGTGGCGTTCTTCCAAGCGTTCGGAGACTTCGTAGGCATATTCAGCCTGTCTCTCTTTATCGGCGCCACGATGGGGTGCATCACCGCGTTATTGACCAAGTTCACCAGAGTGCGAGACTTCCCTCTCTTAGAGTCGGCGTTGTTCGTCTTAATGTCTTACAGCACGTTTTTAATCGCCGAAGCCGCCGATCTTACAG GCGTGGTCGCTGTTTTATTCTGCGGAATCTGTCAAGCTCATTATACGTACAACAATCTGAGCCTGGATTCGCGCCAACGTACGAAACAGCTGTTTGAGCTGCTAAATTTCCTAGCCGAGAATTTCATATTTAGCTACATCGGAGTTTCGATGTTTACCTTCCCGAAACATCATTTCGATCCCGGCTTTATATTCGCAGGATTT TTATGCGCGTTGCTGGGACGTGCGGCCAATGTTTATCCATTGTCTTTCATCCTGAATCTGGCGCGAAAGCCGAAGATATCATTGAATTATCAGCACATGCTATTTTTCGCTGGATTACGTGGTGCCATGAGTTTCGCCCTTGCCATTAGAAATACCGTGTCGGACGCCAGACAGGCCATGCTGACCACGACGAGCTTGATCGTCATATTGACGGTAATTCTACAGGGCGGTGCGACGACGCAATTTTTAAGTTGGTTTAATATTCC cGTTGGAGTAGACGAGGAAATAGAAGGACTCTCGCACAACGGAACGCGTAGT GATGGGTCGTTGCCAGGCGGTGGCAGCGGTGGAggaggcggcggcggtggcggcagcGGTGCAAAGCCTAATGAAAAGGCGTTGCTCGCCAGAATCTGGGGCGATTTCGATACGAAATATATGAAGCCTCTATTGACGCATTCCAGGCCTACTTTGTTGGAAACATTGCCGGTCTGTTGTAGTCCGCTAGCGAGAATCCTCACGACCACGCAGCAGATGACGCAG GACGACGTAGCGAGAAGAGCCGATTCGGATTCTGATTTCTGCCTGGAAGATCGCGAGATGGAGCGGCGCAGGACTAGCGTACAACCG CCGGGGACGGTGATGATGATGGGAGAAGTTAGTCCGGGACCACTACCGCTGCACACACGAGTCGCCCTGCCAGGTCTGGTCGGCAGACACTTGTAG
- the Nhe3 gene encoding sodium/hydrogen exchanger 7 isoform X1 translates to MARNGGVRLLLLGVFGIFLTEHCNGATTDIELDAKAQLLHRLDSLNLLLYTFLLILTVLTIWMFKHRRLRFLHETGLAVIYGLIIGAIIRYGFTPSSTILHMPVVPDNTSKYNQSVPPDTLWLRFPEDKGGGIIKNKTFAYSFRGEIHKEDNEIDLKATFDPEIFFNIILPPIIFHAGYSLKRRYFFRNLGAILMYALIGTSISAFIIGALMYAFVQLIPHLSTSFTFLDTLYFGALISPTDPLTIISIFNDLHVDVNLYALVFGESVLNDAVAIVLSGSIQNYAERYQSGSGGFETVAFFQAFGDFVGIFSLSLFIGATMGCITALLTKFTRVRDFPLLESALFVLMSYSTFLIAEAADLTGVVAVLFCGICQAHYTYNNLSLDSRQRTKQLFELLNFLAENFIFSYIGVSMFTFPKHHFDPGFIFAGFLCALLGRAANVYPLSFILNLARKPKISLNYQHMLFFAGLRGAMSFALAIRNTVSDARQAMLTTTSLIVILTVILQGGATTQFLSWFNIPVGVDEEIEGLSHNGTRSSGGDGGYSDLDARRERSPPYNSMQDGSLPGGGSGGGGGGGGGSGAKPNEKALLARIWGDFDTKYMKPLLTHSRPTLLETLPVCCSPLARILTTTQQMTQDDVARRADSDSDFCLEDREMERRRTSVQPVSFHQPNLNYTVNPCYQPNNSTTDVSTNPDEPYVILNLHRR, encoded by the exons ATGGCGAGGAATGGCGGCGTACGGTTGTTACTCCTCGGAGTTTTCGGTATTTTTCTTACGGAACATTGTAATGGTGCGACGACAGACATCGAGCTAGACGCCAAGGCACAGCTATTGCATCGGCTTGACAGTCTCAATCTCTTACTCTACACTttcttattgattttaacCGTTTTAACGATATGGATGTTCAAGCATCGCCGTTTGAGGTTCCTCCATGAAACTGGTTTAGCTGTCATCTACG GCTTGATTATCGGAGCGATAATTCGCTATGGTTTCACACCGAGCAGCACTATTTTGCATATGCCGGTGGTTCCGGACAATACCAGCAAGTACAATCAGTCGGTACCACCGGATACGTTGTGGCTACGCTTCCCCGAAGATAAAGGCGGTGGtatcataaaaaacaaaacatttgCATACTCATTTCGCGGCGAAATTCACAAAGAAGATAATGAAATCGACTTGAAG GCAACTTTTGACCCTGAAATATTCTTCAATATCATATTGCCTCCCATCATTTTCCATGCCGGATATAGCTTGAAACgt AGATATTTCTTCAGAAATTTGGGTGCGATTCTTATGTACGCTTTGATAGGAACTTCTATATCAGCTTTCATTATTGG AGCTCTGATGTACGCTTTTGTACAATTGATACCGCACCTTTCCACGTCGTTCACGTTTCTGGACACGTTATACTTTGGCGCTCTGATATCTCCTACGGATCCGTTGACAATAATATCCATCTTCAACGACCTGCACGTAGACGTTAATCTCTACGCTCTGGTGTTCGGCGAAAGTGTGCTGAACGATGCGGTTGCCATTGTTCTTAGTGG CTCGATACAAAACTATGCGGAGCGATATCAGTCAGGATCAGGTGGTTTCGAGACGGTGGCGTTCTTCCAAGCGTTCGGAGACTTCGTAGGCATATTCAGCCTGTCTCTCTTTATCGGCGCCACGATGGGGTGCATCACCGCGTTATTGACCAAGTTCACCAGAGTGCGAGACTTCCCTCTCTTAGAGTCGGCGTTGTTCGTCTTAATGTCTTACAGCACGTTTTTAATCGCCGAAGCCGCCGATCTTACAG GCGTGGTCGCTGTTTTATTCTGCGGAATCTGTCAAGCTCATTATACGTACAACAATCTGAGCCTGGATTCGCGCCAACGTACGAAACAGCTGTTTGAGCTGCTAAATTTCCTAGCCGAGAATTTCATATTTAGCTACATCGGAGTTTCGATGTTTACCTTCCCGAAACATCATTTCGATCCCGGCTTTATATTCGCAGGATTT TTATGCGCGTTGCTGGGACGTGCGGCCAATGTTTATCCATTGTCTTTCATCCTGAATCTGGCGCGAAAGCCGAAGATATCATTGAATTATCAGCACATGCTATTTTTCGCTGGATTACGTGGTGCCATGAGTTTCGCCCTTGCCATTAGAAATACCGTGTCGGACGCCAGACAGGCCATGCTGACCACGACGAGCTTGATCGTCATATTGACGGTAATTCTACAGGGCGGTGCGACGACGCAATTTTTAAGTTGGTTTAATATTCC cGTTGGAGTAGACGAGGAAATAGAAGGACTCTCGCACAACGGAACGCGTAGT TCCGGCGGCGACGGTGGCTACAGTGATCTGGACGCGCGTAGGGAGAGAAGTCCGCCg TATAATTCTATGCAGGATGGGTCGTTGCCAGGCGGTGGCAGCGGTGGAggaggcggcggcggtggcggcagcGGTGCAAAGCCTAATGAAAAGGCGTTGCTCGCCAGAATCTGGGGCGATTTCGATACGAAATATATGAAGCCTCTATTGACGCATTCCAGGCCTACTTTGTTGGAAACATTGCCGGTCTGTTGTAGTCCGCTAGCGAGAATCCTCACGACCACGCAGCAGATGACGCAG GACGACGTAGCGAGAAGAGCCGATTCGGATTCTGATTTCTGCCTGGAAGATCGCGAGATGGAGCGGCGCAGGACTAGCGTACAACCGGTGAGTTTTCATCAGCCTAATCTCAATTATACTGTTAACCCGTGCTATCAGCCTAACAACAGCACTACAGACGTCAGCACTAATCCGGACGAGCCCTATGTAATTCTCAATTTACACAGAAGGTAG